From a region of the Myroides sp. JBRI-B21084 genome:
- a CDS encoding YicC/YloC family endoribonuclease, with protein MTGFGKAGVQLPLKKITVEIKSLNSKNLDLSVRLPQPYKEKELEIRNLIAQKLERGKVECSVYIEVTGEETSATINAPIVKAYIAQMKNIIPDADATELMKMAVRMPDALKVERCELDEQEWHEIEKVLQQAIVNINDFRKQEGEKLGNDFNQRINNIKTFMHEVASYENERITNVKERLQQNLKELEVVVDETRYAQEIIYYIEKLDINEEKVRLTNHLDYFLETMQTAENSGRKLGFIAQEMGREINTMGSKSNHAEMQKLVVKMKDELEKIKEQVLNIL; from the coding sequence ATGACAGGTTTTGGTAAAGCGGGGGTGCAGTTGCCATTAAAAAAAATAACGGTAGAAATTAAATCGTTAAATTCAAAGAATTTAGATTTAAGCGTGCGTTTGCCACAGCCTTATAAAGAAAAAGAGTTGGAAATACGCAATTTAATTGCTCAAAAATTAGAACGCGGTAAGGTAGAATGTTCGGTTTATATCGAAGTTACTGGCGAAGAAACATCGGCAACTATAAACGCGCCAATTGTTAAAGCATACATTGCCCAAATGAAAAACATTATACCCGATGCCGATGCAACCGAATTAATGAAAATGGCAGTGCGTATGCCCGATGCTTTAAAAGTAGAACGCTGCGAATTAGATGAACAAGAATGGCACGAAATTGAAAAAGTATTACAGCAAGCTATTGTAAATATTAACGATTTTCGCAAACAAGAAGGCGAAAAATTAGGCAACGACTTTAACCAACGCATTAACAACATTAAAACGTTTATGCACGAAGTAGCATCGTATGAAAACGAACGCATCACAAATGTTAAAGAACGTTTGCAACAAAATTTAAAAGAATTAGAAGTTGTTGTTGATGAAACCCGTTACGCACAAGAAATAATATACTACATTGAAAAATTAGATATTAATGAAGAAAAAGTGCGCTTAACCAACCATTTAGATTATTTTTTAGAAACCATGCAAACTGCCGAAAACAGCGGTAGAAAATTGGGCTTTATTGCACAAGAAATGGGACGCGAAATAAATACAATGGGTTCAAAATCAAATCACGCCGAAATGCAAAAATTGGTAGTGAAAATGAAAGATGAATTAGAAAAAATTAAAGAACAGGTTTTAAACATACTTTAA
- the gmk gene encoding guanylate kinase — MATQQGKLIVFSAPSGSGKTTIVKHLLTKPELHLDFSISATSRYMRNGEVNGKDYYFISPEDFQQKIAENAFVEYEEVYKDNYYGTLKTEIERIWAQGKHVIFDIDVVGGLNIKQQYPEQTLAIFVSPPSVEELERRLRFRQTESDEKIAMRLAKAEREISRAPEFDVILKNHDLETAKTDAYQLVTNYINK, encoded by the coding sequence ATGGCAACACAACAAGGTAAATTAATTGTATTTTCGGCTCCATCGGGTTCAGGTAAAACCACCATTGTAAAACATTTACTTACAAAACCAGAACTGCATTTAGATTTTTCTATATCGGCAACTTCAAGATACATGCGTAATGGCGAAGTAAACGGTAAAGATTATTACTTTATATCACCCGAAGATTTTCAGCAAAAAATTGCAGAAAACGCTTTTGTAGAATACGAAGAAGTTTATAAAGACAATTATTACGGCACCTTAAAAACCGAAATTGAACGTATTTGGGCACAAGGTAAGCACGTAATTTTTGATATTGATGTAGTAGGTGGTTTAAACATTAAACAACAATACCCTGAACAAACATTAGCTATTTTTGTTAGTCCACCCTCTGTTGAAGAATTAGAACGTCGCTTGCGTTTTCGTCAAACCGAAAGCGATGAAAAAATTGCCATGCGCTTAGCAAAAGCAGAACGTGAAATATCACGTGCGCCAGAGTTTGATGTAATTTTAAAAAACCACGATTTAGAAACAGCTAAGACCGATGCTTATCAGTTAGTAACAAACTATATTAATAAGTAA
- the nadD gene encoding nicotinate (nicotinamide) nucleotide adenylyltransferase translates to MKIGLYFGTFNPIHVGHLIIANHLAENSDLDQVWMVVTPHNPLKNKAGLLPDYHRLHMVHLATQGYEHIVPSDIEFKLPQPNYTVNTLAHLQEKYPNHTFSLIMGEDNLKSLQKWKNYEVILNNYKLYVYPRISSTQETNSPITHPNIVKINAPIVELSSTFIRQSIKNQKNVKPMLDTKVWEYIDHNLFYKK, encoded by the coding sequence ATGAAAATTGGTTTGTATTTTGGTACTTTTAACCCTATACATGTGGGGCATTTAATTATAGCCAATCACCTTGCAGAAAACAGTGATTTAGATCAAGTTTGGATGGTGGTTACACCACACAATCCCTTAAAAAACAAAGCCGGTTTACTACCCGATTATCACAGGTTACACATGGTACATTTGGCTACACAAGGGTATGAACATATTGTGCCAAGCGATATTGAATTTAAATTGCCACAACCTAATTACACAGTTAATACGTTGGCGCATTTACAAGAAAAATATCCAAACCATACTTTTTCGTTAATTATGGGCGAAGACAATTTAAAATCGTTACAAAAATGGAAAAACTACGAGGTTATTTTAAACAATTACAAATTGTATGTTTATCCTCGTATATCATCAACCCAAGAAACAAATAGCCCTATTACACACCCTAACATTGTAAAAATTAATGCGCCAATTGTAGAGCTGTCTTCTACCTTTATTAGGCAAAGCATTAAAAATCAAAAAAATGTAAAACCAATGTTAGATACAAAAGTGTGGGAGTATATAGATCATAATTTATTTTATAAAAAATAA
- a CDS encoding NAD(P)H-dependent glycerol-3-phosphate dehydrogenase, protein MINNPKFAVIGGGSWATAIAKMLCHNVGEIAWYMRNETAIEELKVNKHNPNYLSSVEFDTDQLILTTDINQAISYADYIFFAIPSAFLSSELDKLTVSLQDKVIISAIKGIIPETGLIVGQHFIEKYNIAIDNIAVVAGPCHAEEVALERLSYLTIAGGNLEKAEVIAKSLRSHYIKAKTSDDVIGTEYAAMLKNIYAIAAGMAHGLGYGDNFQALLISNAIREMKKFIKKVHKLKRNINDSAYLGDLLVTGYSLFSRNRMFGNMIGKGYTVISTKMEMNMVAEGYYATKSAYLMNQKLKAKTPIIDAVYDVLYNNKEPKKVFKRLTDKLD, encoded by the coding sequence ATGATTAACAATCCAAAGTTTGCAGTAATTGGTGGCGGTAGTTGGGCAACGGCCATTGCAAAAATGTTGTGCCATAACGTAGGCGAAATTGCCTGGTATATGCGCAACGAAACTGCAATTGAAGAATTAAAAGTTAATAAGCACAATCCCAATTATTTAAGTTCGGTTGAGTTTGATACCGATCAATTAATATTAACCACCGATATCAATCAGGCAATTAGTTATGCCGATTACATTTTTTTTGCCATTCCATCTGCTTTTTTAAGTAGCGAATTAGATAAACTTACCGTTTCTTTACAAGATAAAGTAATTATATCGGCAATTAAAGGAATTATTCCCGAAACAGGTTTAATTGTTGGGCAACATTTTATTGAAAAATACAATATTGCTATTGATAATATTGCTGTAGTTGCTGGCCCTTGTCATGCCGAAGAAGTTGCTTTAGAGCGTTTGTCGTATCTAACCATTGCAGGTGGTAATTTAGAAAAAGCCGAAGTGATTGCTAAAAGTTTGCGCAGCCATTATATAAAAGCAAAAACATCAGACGATGTAATTGGTACCGAATATGCAGCCATGTTAAAAAATATTTACGCAATTGCTGCGGGTATGGCACATGGTTTGGGTTATGGCGATAACTTTCAGGCGTTGTTAATTAGCAATGCTATTCGCGAAATGAAAAAATTTATTAAAAAAGTACATAAACTAAAACGCAATATTAACGATTCTGCTTACTTAGGCGATTTGTTAGTAACGGGTTATTCGCTTTTTTCGCGCAACCGCATGTTTGGTAATATGATAGGTAAAGGGTACACCGTAATTTCTACAAAAATGGAAATGAATATGGTTGCCGAAGGGTATTATGCTACCAAAAGTGCCTATTTAATGAATCAAAAATTAAAAGCCAAAACGCCTATTATTGATGCGGTTTATGATGTGCTTTACAACAATAAAGAACCTAAAAAAGTATTTAAAAGACTTACAGATAAATTAGACTAA
- a CDS encoding TerC family protein: protein MKNLPDDHLINHPWLIGGFAIAVVIMLLLDLGIFNKKSHTISNKEALSWTIVWITLSMVFSGVVYWVLDKPYGITDNFAKYQAAYWIEKALSVDNLFVFILVFKFFKIPKDYQHKVLFWGILGALFFRAIFIFAGVELIKLTYIDLPFLGIDPETGGPRQLNIVLFVFGIFLIFAGIKSWASNNHEDEEEGADLSRNFGVRIVHAFFKVTKGFHGDKFFTVENGVKMVTPLFVALAVIEITDLVFAVDSIPAIFAIAPDDPFILYTSNIFAILGLRSMYFLLANSMDMFSKLHYGLAVILAFIGVKMIIMPYYHFDSSISLAIIGSVLAISVIWSLLSNKKAH from the coding sequence ATGAAAAACTTACCCGATGATCATTTAATTAACCACCCTTGGCTTATTGGTGGCTTTGCAATTGCAGTTGTAATTATGCTTTTGCTAGATTTGGGAATATTTAATAAAAAAAGCCACACTATTTCTAATAAAGAAGCCCTATCGTGGACAATTGTTTGGATTACCCTTTCAATGGTTTTTAGCGGCGTGGTGTATTGGGTACTTGATAAACCTTACGGTATTACCGATAACTTTGCTAAATACCAAGCGGCTTATTGGATTGAAAAAGCACTTTCGGTTGATAACCTTTTTGTGTTTATTTTAGTATTTAAATTTTTTAAAATCCCTAAAGATTATCAGCACAAAGTATTGTTCTGGGGTATTTTAGGAGCTTTGTTTTTTAGAGCAATATTTATTTTTGCGGGTGTAGAATTAATTAAATTAACTTACATAGATTTACCGTTTTTAGGGATTGACCCTGAAACAGGCGGTCCACGTCAGTTAAACATTGTATTATTTGTTTTTGGAATTTTCTTAATTTTTGCGGGTATCAAATCATGGGCTTCTAACAATCACGAAGACGAGGAAGAAGGTGCCGATTTATCTAGAAACTTTGGTGTACGCATTGTTCATGCATTTTTTAAAGTAACCAAAGGCTTTCATGGCGATAAATTTTTTACTGTAGAAAACGGTGTAAAAATGGTAACCCCATTATTTGTTGCTTTAGCTGTAATTGAAATTACCGATTTGGTTTTTGCAGTTGATAGCATACCAGCTATTTTTGCTATTGCACCAGACGATCCATTCATATTATACACATCAAACATATTTGCTATTTTAGGTTTGCGTTCTATGTATTTTTTACTAGCAAATTCAATGGATATGTTTTCTAAATTACATTATGGTTTAGCTGTAATTTTAGCATTTATTGGTGTAAAAATGATTATTATGCCTTATTACCATTTCGATTCTTCCATATCGTTAGCAATTATTGGTTCGGTATTGGCTATTTCAGTTATTTGGTCGTTACTTTCAAATAAAAAGGCACATTAA